Within the Nitratireductor basaltis genome, the region GGACAAGCGATGACACCCATGCGCGGCGAGATCACGAGCTATGCCGACGAGTTTGCTGTGCGCGTGGCGCCGCACAACCCCTATCGCCATCGCATCGAGGTGGCGATCAGGGTCTATGACGAAAAATTTCGCCCCATAAGGGCGAGGGTGTCGGACAGTCGTATCGGTCTGGCTGGGGGCGCTACCCGGAGAGTTCTGGTGATCGTCCCGTTCGAAGGTACCAGGAACCGGCGCGTGCGTATATGCGCCGAAAGCATTCCATATCCCAAGGCAACAACACGGATCAGGGCCCAGATATGCGGACGTTTCATGGCACGCAGGGTGCAATAGCTGCACTCATCATCATATCCGGTTTTGTTGCTCCATCTCAGGCGGAGCAGCAATATATTATCAACCAGAATCAGACAGGGATCACACTGCCCGGGGTCGTGGTACCCAATGGCTATGACGAGGTGCGCGCGGCGGACGGCACCTCATGCCGATCCTCCGTTGCCGCATCGGGCGCGTATGTAGATTCCGGCGTGATCGGGGGTGGGCTGGACGACAGCGGTAGCAACACGCTCTCTGCCTACGGGCGCGTGGTCGTTCCGCTCGGGCAGCGGCCGCGAAGGCTCAACTGCGACAAGCTGTACCAACTGGAACTGGAGCGTCTCCAGCTTGAGGTGAAAATGCTCAAACGCGGGCTGGATCCGAGGCTTGGAACAGCGGCGACGGACAATCCGGAATGGGCACAGGATGATGGCTGGACGAACGAGGGACGGAGATAGCCGACCTGCCGGAGGCTGGTCTTGCGAAGCCATGGGCACTGCGCTTACATGGCTGCCATGAGACAGATTCAGTTTTCCAGCGGCGCGGCTTCGACACCATCGCCCCGCACCTTGCATGCGGAGCTCTTGCGGCTTTGCGCGCGGATCGGCTATTCACCGCCGCACTCTTCTTGAACCAGCCTCGGCGCTTGCCGACTTGATTCAAGAGGAGATTCCAAGCCTATGACTTATCAGAACTTTTCCCTGAAGCAGCTTCAGGATATTGATGCCGCGCATCACCTTCATCCCTTTACCGATCACAAGGACCTGCGTGACGCGGGAACACGGATCGTCACGCATGCCAAGGGCGCCTTCGTCTATGACACCGAAGACAACGAGATCCTCGATGGCATGGCGGGCCTGTGGTGCGTGAATATCGGCTATGGCCGCGACGAGCTTGCCGAGGTCGCCTATGAGCAGATGAAGGAATTGCCTTACTACAATTCCTTCTTCCGCTGCTCCACGCCGGCGCCCGTACTGCTTGCTCAGAAGCTGGCCCAGCTTGCACCCGACAATGTGAACCAGGTCTTCTACGGTTCATCCGGGTCCGAGAGCAATGATACCGCGCTGCGCCTCGTACGCCACTACTGGGCGCTTGAGGGCAAGCCTGAAAAGAACGTGATCATTTCGCGCAAGCAGGCCTATCACGGTTCTACGGTCGCAGGCACGTCGCTTGGCGGCATGGAGGCCATGCATGGACAGCTTGGCGGTGCGGTGCCGAATATCGAGCATGTGATGCCGCCCTATGCCTTCGAGCTGAAAGAAGAGGGCGAGAGCGATCACGATTTCGGGGTCCGCGCGGCAAAGGCTGTCGAAGATGCCATTCTGGCGGCCGGGCCTGAGAAGGTTGCAGCATTCATCGGCGAACCGGTCATGGGGGCCGGTGGCGTGAAAATCCCGCCGGAAAGCTATTGGCCGGAGATCGACCGCATCTGCAAGAAATACGACGTTCTTCTCATGCTGGACGAGGTGATCACCGGCTATGGGCGCACCGGCGAGTGGTTCGCGGCGCAGCGGCTGGGCCTCAAGCCCGACACGATCACCACCGCGAAGGCTCTGACCTCGGGCTATCAGCCGCTTTCGGCACTTCTGGTCGGGGACCGCATTGCAAATACGCTTGTGGAAAAGGGTGGTGAATTCTTCCACGGATACACCTATTCCGGACATCCGGTGGCTTGTGCGGTGGCTCTGAAGAATATCGAGATCATCGAGAAGGAAGGTCTGGTCGAGCGGGTGCGCGAGGAAACCGGACCATATTTCGCGAATGCGCTTTCCGAGAAGATAGCGCCCCATGCACTTGTTGGAGAGGTCCGCAGCTTCGGGCTGATGGGCGCCATCGAGATCGTGAAGGACAAGGGCACGCGTGAGCGTTTTGCGGGTGGCGGTGCGGCAGGTGTCGCCGTGCGCGATGCTGCCATCTCGGAGAATCTGATGCTGCGCGCTGTTGGCGATACGATGATCCTGTCACCGCCGCTCATCTGGACGCGGGAGACCATCGACATGTGCTGCGAACGCATCTTGAAGGCGCTCGACAAGGCGCAGGAAAAGCTGAGCTAGGTCTTCGGGGAAGGGAGGGCGCGTTCACCGCGCTCTCCATCCGGAGAGACGCGGTAGTACGCAAAGAACTTTGTGGCCTGCCTACGATACTCAAACACTTGCAGAAGGCCCTGTCTCCGGTACGCGAGACCTTTTCCGGAGCGCTGGAGGCCGCAACAACCGCCTCGCAATCCGTTTTACGCGGACATCGTTACCGGGAGGTTAGCAAGTGCTTTCGCAATCCTTAACTGGCCGATTTTATTGCTCAATGCGCCGCGCTTGAAAGCAGAAAGCTTCTCCTACCGGTTGGTCTTGCCACGCAGAAATTCGATGATGCCGGAGAAGTCTTTTCCGCCATTCCCCAAGGCTTCAAACAGACTGTAAAGTTGTGCTGCTTCCGCTCCAAGCGGGGTTGCGGCGCCTGCCTCCTGAGCGGCCTGTTGGGCAAGGCGCAGATCCTTGAGCATCAGACTGGCGGCGAAACCCGGCTTGTAATCGCGATTTGCCGGGGAGTTGGGAACGGGGCCTGGCACCGGGCAATAGGTCGTCAACGACCAGCACTGTCCCGATGACGTCGAGGCAACGTCGAACAAAGCCTGGTGCGAGAGACCGAGCTTTTCGGCAAGCACAAATGCCTCGCCAACGCCGATCATCGAAATCCCCAGGATCATGTTGTTGCAGATCTTGGCCGCCTGACCGGCACCGGCATCGCCGCAGTGAACGATCTTTCCGGCCATGGGCTGAAGCAGTGGTTCTGCCTTCCCGAATGCATCGGTCGTTCCGCCGGCCATGAAGGTGAGTGTCCCGGCCTCTGCGCCACCCACGCCACCGGAGACCGGTGCATCTATGGAGAGGTGGCCGCTGGCCTCTGCCAATTCATGTGCCTTGCGCGCCGACTGGACATCGATCGTGGAGGAATCGATGAAGAGAGTTCCGACATCTGCCTTTTTGCTCAGTTCCTCGTAAACCGACAGCACATGCTTGCCAGCCGGCAGCATGGTTATGATGCAGGCGGCACCCTCGATGGCATCGGCAGCACTTGCCGCGGCCATCACGCCATTGGCTTCAGCACGCTTCAGATTCTCCGCCACCAGGTCAAATCCGCGGACTTCATGTCCCGCCTTGACGAGATTGGCCGCCATGGGTCCGCCCATATTGCCAAGGCCAATGAATGCGACAACCGTCATCGCCTGTTCCCCCTGTTTTTGTCGGTTCAGCGGCCGATCATGTGGCGCGCGATGATAACCCGCATTATCTCGTTCGTGCCTTCGAGGATCTGGTGGACACGCAGATCGCGCACCAGTTTCTCCATGCCGTATTCGTGCAAATAGCCGTAGCCGCCGTGAAGCTGCAGCGCATCATTGGCGATGTCGAAGCAGGTATCGGTGACGAAGCGCTTGGCCATTGCGGACCACTTGGAGGCGTCATGGGCCTTCGCATCCAGCCTGCTTGCGGCCGTGTAGAGCATCATCCGGCACGCATTGAGGTTGGTTTCCATGTCGGCCAACTTGAACTGGAGGCCCTGGAAGCGGTTTATCGGTTGGCCGAAAGCCTTGCGTTCGCCCGTATATTCCAGAGCCTTGTCGATTGCAGCTTGAGCGCCGCCGAGAGAGCAGGCGGCAATGTTGAGCCTACCACCGTCAAGACCGGCCATCGCGATGGAAAAGCCGCGCCCTTCGTCGGAAAGCAGGTTTTCCGCCGGAACGCGGCAGTCCTCGAAAATGACCTGACGGGTCGGCTGCATGTGCCAGCCCATCTTCTTTTCCGCAGGCCCGAAAGACAGGCCCGGTGCATCTTTTGGGATGATCAGGGTCGAAACGCCCTTGGGACCGTCTTCACCGGTCCTGACCATGGTGACATAGAGATCGGTCGAACCCGCGCCAGAAATGAACTGTTTCGAACCATTGAGCACATATTCATCGCCGTCGCGCACGGCGCGCGTGGAAAGCGCTGCGGCGTCGGAGCCTGAGCCTGGCTCCGTCAGACAGTAGCTTGCCAGCCATTCCATCGATGTCAGTTTCGGCAGGAAGCGCTGGCGCTGCTCCTCATTGCCAAAACTGTCGATCATCCATGCTGCCATGTTGTGGATGGAGATGAATGAGGAGAAGCCGGGGCAAGCGGCAGACAAGGCTTCGAAGATCAGCACGGCATCGAGCCGACCGAGAGCGGAGCCGCCAACATCATCGCGCACATAGATGCCCCCGAAGCCGAGCGGGCCCGTTTCCTTGATGACATCAATGGGAAAATGCGCCGTCTGGTCCCACTCCAGCGCGAAGGGTGCAACACGCTCGGCCGCAAAACTGCGGGTCATGTCCTGGATGGCACGCTGATCCGCGTTCAGCGCGAACTG harbors:
- a CDS encoding aspartate aminotransferase family protein — encoded protein: MTYQNFSLKQLQDIDAAHHLHPFTDHKDLRDAGTRIVTHAKGAFVYDTEDNEILDGMAGLWCVNIGYGRDELAEVAYEQMKELPYYNSFFRCSTPAPVLLAQKLAQLAPDNVNQVFYGSSGSESNDTALRLVRHYWALEGKPEKNVIISRKQAYHGSTVAGTSLGGMEAMHGQLGGAVPNIEHVMPPYAFELKEEGESDHDFGVRAAKAVEDAILAAGPEKVAAFIGEPVMGAGGVKIPPESYWPEIDRICKKYDVLLMLDEVITGYGRTGEWFAAQRLGLKPDTITTAKALTSGYQPLSALLVGDRIANTLVEKGGEFFHGYTYSGHPVACAVALKNIEIIEKEGLVERVREETGPYFANALSEKIAPHALVGEVRSFGLMGAIEIVKDKGTRERFAGGGAAGVAVRDAAISENLMLRAVGDTMILSPPLIWTRETIDMCCERILKALDKAQEKLS
- the mmsB gene encoding 3-hydroxyisobutyrate dehydrogenase, which codes for MTVVAFIGLGNMGGPMAANLVKAGHEVRGFDLVAENLKRAEANGVMAAASAADAIEGAACIITMLPAGKHVLSVYEELSKKADVGTLFIDSSTIDVQSARKAHELAEASGHLSIDAPVSGGVGGAEAGTLTFMAGGTTDAFGKAEPLLQPMAGKIVHCGDAGAGQAAKICNNMILGISMIGVGEAFVLAEKLGLSHQALFDVASTSSGQCWSLTTYCPVPGPVPNSPANRDYKPGFAASLMLKDLRLAQQAAQEAGAATPLGAEAAQLYSLFEALGNGGKDFSGIIEFLRGKTNR
- a CDS encoding isobutyryl-CoA dehydrogenase → MDAAVDAMGEQFALNADQRAIQDMTRSFAAERVAPFALEWDQTAHFPIDVIKETGPLGFGGIYVRDDVGGSALGRLDAVLIFEALSAACPGFSSFISIHNMAAWMIDSFGNEEQRQRFLPKLTSMEWLASYCLTEPGSGSDAAALSTRAVRDGDEYVLNGSKQFISGAGSTDLYVTMVRTGEDGPKGVSTLIIPKDAPGLSFGPAEKKMGWHMQPTRQVIFEDCRVPAENLLSDEGRGFSIAMAGLDGGRLNIAACSLGGAQAAIDKALEYTGERKAFGQPINRFQGLQFKLADMETNLNACRMMLYTAASRLDAKAHDASKWSAMAKRFVTDTCFDIANDALQLHGGYGYLHEYGMEKLVRDLRVHQILEGTNEIMRVIIARHMIGR